The Chitinophaga niabensis genome segment CAGGTGGTTTTGCAGAACGGCCAGCTGGCTTATGACGGCGCCTCCAAAGAAACCGTCTTTAATACCATCACTACCCCCAAAGGGCGCCAATTCAGACTGCAATTGCCGGATGGCAGCAAGGTATGGCTCAATGCAGCCAGCGCCATAAAATACCCTACCGCATTCACCGGCAGGGAACGCCTGGTGGAACTGGAAGGTGAAGCTTATTTCGAAGTAGCGAAAAATGCATCGATGCCTTTTAAAGTTGCTGCAAGGGATGCAACAGTGGAAGTACTGGGCACCAGCTTTAATGTAAACGCCTACAGGAATGAATCTGTTATCAGAACTACGCTGCTGGATGGCGTTGTAAGATTAAGCGCATACCAGCAGTCACAAACACTTAAACCCGGCCAGCAGGCCGTGGCAAAACCTGCCAGTGAGCAGCTGGAAGTGGTGAACAACGCTGATCTCGATAAAGTAATGGCATGGAAGAACGGCCTCTTCAATTTTGAGGATGCCAGCCTGGAAGAAGTAATGCGGCAGCTGGAACGCTGGTATGATATAGAAGTAACTTATGCTAAGGGGATACCTCCTATCCGTTTCGGAGGAGAGATAAACAGGCAAAATACATTACAGGATGTTTTACAGATCCTGGAAAAGTCCAACGTGCATTTCCGCTTTGAGGAAAGCCGCAAACTGGTTGTAGTACCATAATATTTCACACTATACCAAAATATCATAGATGAGTCCATGACAGACAACCAGCGGGGATAGCCAATAAAAAACCGAAGGTGCTACCAACACCTTCGGCGGACGGTTGGGCCGATCCCTATAAACAATTTTCCGTGGGAGGAATTACCGATTATTTTATCAACCCTAACCAGATGTAATTTATGGATTTTACAGCTTATCCCAAGCCGTATGTTACGGCTGTGCCATTCGAAC includes the following:
- a CDS encoding FecR family protein; this translates as MAKEDFPIINTELLDPVAPLLQKLLIGETLSGEEIALLEAWKNRSEENKVLFERLEEPAAVQEMLKTWHGIEKNRELNKQRAMNRISELVSTPSPAVHQVHFLRRRPFRYAAAVLLLLSAGTYFWAVNNKGTDKPQAAAAVIIEPGREGAVLTLADGSKVVLDSLGNGVVANQSGVQVVLQNGQLAYDGASKETVFNTITTPKGRQFRLQLPDGSKVWLNAASAIKYPTAFTGRERLVELEGEAYFEVAKNASMPFKVAARDATVEVLGTSFNVNAYRNESVIRTTLLDGVVRLSAYQQSQTLKPGQQAVAKPASEQLEVVNNADLDKVMAWKNGLFNFEDASLEEVMRQLERWYDIEVTYAKGIPPIRFGGEINRQNTLQDVLQILEKSNVHFRFEESRKLVVVP